From a single Nicotiana tomentosiformis chromosome 2, ASM39032v3, whole genome shotgun sequence genomic region:
- the LOC138904647 gene encoding uncharacterized protein: MVEDRDRGEVIPEYITCFNDPSSFGDRPEGSNRRTNDQRTIERLKEELEHAQMTITKQQAQQQAGVAQIRLNIEKDYQLALRVMDKDLKHAKNEAARLEEELANTIGLVRRVEANKNAEIHKLQEDLSIIEEDANQQQLEFDQQKEQFERERAYWIRSKGQLHAQLEEIKRQKKGHQHTNFKAERRQWMIERGVLNRRIEEYEGREAQMGHALNTTQMWLQNYHVNMGQAREQVLRLAEKAAYIHDDHRHLNNEKVGQQAHALVPQLPVVFQNLYETLGGRMEAKRFKSLMISI; the protein is encoded by the coding sequence atggtagaagaccgagatcgtggagaggtgatccctgaatatattacctgTTTTAATGATCCTTCGTCATTTGGAGATAGGCCTGAGGGGTCGAACAGGAGGACAAATGATCAAAGAACTATAGAAAGGCTgaaagaggaattggagcatgCTCAGATGACCATAACCAAACAACAAGCCCAGCAGCAAGCCGGAGTCGCTCAGATtcgtttaaatattgagaaagattatcaacTTGCCTTACGGgtcatggataaagatctaaaacatgctaaaaatgaggcagcccgcttagaagaagaattggcaAACACAAttggtttagttagaagagttgaggcaaacAAAAATGCTGAAATACAtaagctgcaagaagacttgagtatcattgaagaAGATGCGAACCAAcaacaattggagtttgatcagcagaaagagcagtttgaaagagaaagggcCTACTGGATACGCTCAAAGGGTCAGCTTCATGCACAattagaagaaataaaaaggcagAAGAAGGGTCATCAACATACAAATTTCAAGGCAGAGCggcgtcagtggatgattgagagaggTGTGTTAAACCGTCGCATTGAAGAATATGAGGGACGGGAGGCTCAGATGGGGCacgccctcaacactacccagatGTGGTTGCAGAACTATCACGTGAATATGGGGCAAGCTAGAGAGCAAGTACTTCGATTGGCAGAAAAAGCAGCATATATTCATGATGATCATCGccatctaaacaatgagaaagttggtcaacaggcacATGCTCTAGTCCCACAGTTGCCAGTAGTGTTTCAAAATTTGTACGAGACTTTGGGGGGGAGAATGGAGGCCAAGAGATTCAAATCATTGATGATATCAATTTAA